In Parus major isolate Abel chromosome 19, Parus_major1.1, whole genome shotgun sequence, a genomic segment contains:
- the SLC46A1 gene encoding proton-coupled folate transporter translates to MAALPPAEPPVSPGRRCPSLLAVEPLLFLATVSLGLQGPLATQYLWDRLGAERGYSDRNSTDSSGCGDSNGTADPLRQEVEALVSHWNLYINLGGFFVSLFSVTLFGPWSDSVGRRPALILPAAGMALQTAIYLLVMYLELHVAFFLLGRILSGLTGDYNLILASCFSYVADTSERRARTFRVAILEACLGTAGMVASIGGGQWRKAQGYINPFWLAFAASLAATLYAAFFLRESVKQKKAAKLFTLSHYKAVYRLYTAPEHLSSRWKLALYSLAFFLIVTVHFGAKDLYVLYELGFPLCWASDLIGYGSAASYLAYLSSLAGLRLLQLCLEDTWVAEIGLISNIAGLVVISLATTTPLMFTGYGILFLSMAATPVIRSKLSKLVSETEQGALFASVACVEGLCSLVATGVFNSLYPATLHFMRGFPFLFGAIILLIPAAILGWIQIWDSKHDYNHFQDASLSPAKD, encoded by the exons ATGGCCGCTCTGCCGCCCGCCGAgcccccggtgtcccccggcCGGCGCTGCCCGTCGCTGCTGGCCGTGGAGCCGCTGCTGTTCCTGGCCACCGTGTcgctggggctgcagggcccGCTGGCCACCCAGTACCTGTGGGACCGGCTGGGAGCCGAGCGCGGCTACAGCGACCGCAACAGCACCGACTCCAGCGGCTGCGGGGACAGCAACGGGACCGCCGACCCCCTGCGGCAG GAGGTAGAAGCCCTGGTGTCCCACTGGAACCTGTACATCAACCTGGGAGGTTTCTTCGTCAGCCTGTTCTCCGTGACTCTCTTTGGCCCATGGAGCGACAGCGTGGGCCGGCGGCCGGCGCTCATCCTGCCGGCCGCAGGCATGGCCCTGCAGACAGCCATCTACCTGCTGGTCATGTACCTGGAGCTGCACGTCGCCTTCTTCCTCCTGGGACGCATCTTGAGCGGCCTCACGGGCGACTACAACCTGATCCTGGCCAGCTGCTTCTCCTACGTGGCCGACACCAGCGAGCGGCGAGCGCGGACGTTCCGGGTGGCCATCCTCGAGGCGTGCCTGGGCACCGCGGGCATGGTGGCCAGCATCGGCGGTGGCCAGTGGCGCAAGGCCCAGGGCTACATCAACCCCTTCTGGCTGGCCTTTGCTGCCAGCCTTGCTGCCACTCTCTACGCCGCTTTCTTCCTCCGGGAGTCGGTGAAGCAGAAGAAAGCGGCCAAGCTGTTCACGCTCAGTCACTATAAGGCTGTGTACAGGCTGTACACGGCCCCAGAGCACCTGAGCTCCAGGTGGAAGCTGGCTCTGTACTCCCTGGCTTTCTTTCTGATTGTCACGGTGCATTTTGGAGCCAAGGACCTCTATGTTTTGTATGAGCTCggctttcctctctgctgggctTCTGACCTGATCGGGTACGGCTCGGCCGCCAGCTACCTGGCTTACCTGAGCAGCCTGGcggggctgaggctgctgcagctctgccttgagGACACCTGGGTGGCTGAGATAGGACTGATCTCCAACATTGCTGGGCTGGTGGTGATTTCCCTCGCTACCACAACGCCACTGATGTTTACAG GTTATGGAATTCTGTTCCTTTCCATGGCAGCCACTCCAGTCATCAGATCCAAGCTGTCCAAGCTGGTCAGTGAGACAGAACAGG GTGCTCTCTTTGCTTCTGTTGCCTGTGTGGAAGGGCTGTGTTCACTCGTGGCTACAGGAGTGTTCAACTCTCTCTACCCTGCCACCTTGCACTTCATGAGGGGATTCCCATTTCTCTTTGGGGCTATAATCCTCCTTATCCCAGCAGCTATCCTTGG GTGGATACAAATCTGGGATTCAAAACACGACTACAACCACTTCCAAGATGCTTCTCTGTCCCCTGCAAAAGACTGA
- the SARM1 gene encoding sterile alpha and TIR motif-containing protein 1: MLALLLSLHTLGRSLAMASSERLAVPQGGSRAGGGGPREHGGVSPGVGTEVREALERVLPVLRRAIAQARQAATPEGLRAALSEVFRLVEEAWGMPAVGRDVAKVLCDVIRLEGGLDLLLNLLYTAEMETKCQAGKLLEQILVAENRDRLARIGLGVILNLAKERDVPQLAQSISGILEHMFKHTEETCFQLISDGGLDTILYWCRWTDPAVLRHCAMALANCAMYGGQANQRLMIEKKAAEWLFPLAFSKDDELIRLHACLAITVLATNKEIEKEVERSGTLALVEPFIASLDPEQFAREMLGSSDNIQGRTAQDLQRLVPLLDSSRLEAQCIAAFYLCTEAAIKARQKKTQIFSEIGATQSLKRIVCYSTSSTTSSLAKKVLRMIGEEVPRRILPTVPNWKSCEVQTWLQQIGFDKYCQIFLDHQVDGDILLRLTEQELQKDLGMDSSITRKRFFRELTELKTFANYSTCDRSNLADWLGGIDPKFRQYTYNLLTCGIDRNFLHRVTEQQLQEDCHIHTGFHRVRILTAARETLHSPITLQTTSNGTDVFISYRRSTGSQLASLLKVHLQLHGFSVFIDVEKLEAGKFEDKLIQSVLSARNFVLVLSANALDKCMEDPECKDWVHKEIVTALNSGKNIVPVTDHFEWPDPETLPKDMRAVLKFNGIMWSHEYQEATIDKIIRFLHGRSSRDSSAGSENGLDCLHSLGQS, translated from the exons ATGCTCGCCCTGCTGCTGTCGCTGCACACGCTGGGCCGGTCGCTGGCCATGGCGAGCTCGGAGAGGCTGGCGGTGCCGCAGGGCGGGAgccgggcgggcgggggcggccccCGGGAGCACGGCGGGGTCTCCCCCGGGGTGGGCACCGAGGTCCGGGAGGCGCTGGAGCGGGTCCTGCCCGTTCTCCGCCGGGCCATCGCCCAGGCCAGGCAGGCGGCCACCCCCGAGGGGCTGCGGGCGGCTCTCTCCGAGGTGTTCCGGCTGGTGGAGGAGGCCTGGGGGATGCCCGCCGTGGGGAGGGACGTGGCCAAGGTTCTGTGCGATGTGATCCGCCTCGAGGGGGGCCTGGACCTGCTGCTCAACCTGCTCTACACCGCCGAGATGGAGACCAAGTGCCAGGCAGGAAAActcctggagcagatcctggtGGCGGAAAACAG GGACCGGCTCGCTCGGATCGGTCTGGGCGTAATCCTGAACTTAGCCAAGGAGCGGGACGTTCCCCAGCTGGCCCAGAGCATCTCTGGGATCCTGGAGCACATGTTCAAACACACGGAGGAGACCTGCTTCCAGCTCATCTCCGACGGAGGCCTGGACACCATCCTGTACTGGTGCCGCTGGACGGACCCCGCCGTGCTGCGCCACTGCGCCATGGCCTTGGCCAACTGCGCCATGTACGGGGGCCAGGCCAACCAGCGCCTGATGATCGAGAAGAAGGCGGCAGAGTGGCTTTTCCCACTGGCCTTCTCCAAAGACGACGAGCTGATCCGGCTGCACGCCTGCCTGGCCATCACGGTGCTGGCCACCAACAAGGAAATCGAGAAGGAGGTGGAGCGCTCGGGGACGCTGGCTCTGGTGGAGCCCTTCATCGCCTCGCTGGACCCCGAGCAGTTCGCCCGGGAGATGCTGGGCAGCAGTGACAACATCCAGGGGCGGACGGCGCAGGACCTGCAGCGCCTCGTGCCCCTGCTGGACAGCTCCCGGCTGGAAGCCCAGTGCATCGCCGCCTTCTACCTCTGCACCGAGGCCGCCATCAAAGCcaggcagaagaaaacacag ATTTTCAGTGAGATCGGGGCTACGCAGAGCCTGAAGAGGATTGTGTGCTactccaccagcagcaccacctcCTCCCTGGCCAAAAAGGTGCTGCGCATGATAGGGGAGGAGGTTCCTCGGCGCATCCTGCCCACAGTTCCCAACTGGAAATCCTGTGAGGTGCAGACGTGGCTGCAGCAGATCGGATTCGACAAATATTGCCAAATATTCCTG GATCACCAGGTGGACGGGGACATTCTCCTGAGGCTGacggagcaggagctgcagaaggatttggggatggaCTCCAGCATCACTCGGAAAAG GTTTTTCCGGGAGCTGACGGAGCTCAAGACCTTTGCCAACTACTCCACCTGTGACCGCAGCAACCTGGCCGACTGGCTGGGGGGCATCGACCCCAAATTCCGGCAGTACACCTACAACCTGCTCACCTGCGGCATTGACCGCAACTTCCTGCACCGGGTGacggagcagcagctgcaggaggactGTCACATCCACACCGGCTTCCACCGCGTCCGCATCCTCACTGCGGCCAGGG AAACGCTTCACTCCCCCATCACGCTGCAAACCACGTCCAACGGGACCGATGTGTTCATCAGCTACCGGAGGAGCACCGGCTCGCAGCTGGCCAG cctgctgaAGGTCCACCTGCAGCTCCACGGCTTCAGCGTCTTCATCGATGTGGAGAAGCTGGAGGCAGGGAAGTTTGAAGATAAGCTGATCCAGAGCGTCCTGAGTGCCCGGAATTTTGTGCTGGTCCTCTCAGCAAACGCGCTGGACAAATGCATGGAGGACCCCGAGTGCAAGGACTGGGTACACAAG GAGATTGTGACAGCCCTGAACTCTGGAAAGAACATTGTGCCTGTTACAGACCATTTTGAGTGGCCGGATCCAGAAACACTTCCCAAGGACATGAGGGCTGTCTTGAAATTTAATGGTATCAT GTGGTCCCACGAGTACCAGGAGGCCACGATTGACAAAATCATTCGCTTTCTCCACGGCCGCTCCTCCCGGGACTCCTCGGCTGGCTCGGAGAACGGGCTGGACTGTTTGCACTCCCTGGGGCAGAGCTAG
- the VTN gene encoding vitronectin, with protein sequence MLGLCCAPALTVAGGLCSRTPRMRLLFPALVLALLAASHAAEDSCEGRCEEGFDAGHKCQCDTLCVYYQSCCSDYSTVCKAKVTRGDVFALPEDDYLDYNLTVDFPTDEVPVADPTGLPTSPVLVETTPTPGGTLPEQPDPTTDGSGEPEELCSGKPFDAFTDLKNGSLYAFRGKYFYELDKTSVRPGYPKLISDVWGIEGPIDAAFTRINCQGKTYLFKGTQYWRFDDGALDPGYPRDISEGFEGIPNNVDAAFALPAHSYHGNERVYFFKDKYYWSYDFAQQPTQADCEKSSPSTVFKHYAFMNRDSWEDVFQLLFGSRMPGASRPRYISRDWRGLPSRLDAAMAGRIYVASSQPRRRKSRRQRKRYNHHQSLNLGFWSWLQNDPDSAGVESDGLSGSTCEMLQSVYFFVGDKYYRVNLRTKRVDLVRPRYPRSIAQYWLDCPQPTEESA encoded by the exons atgctggggctgtgctgtgctccagccctcacAGTCGCAGGAGGGCTGTGCTCCCGGACACCCAGGATGaggctgctcttccctgccctCGTGCTGGCCCTGCTCGCTGCCAGCCATGCTGCAGAAG ACTCCTGCGAGGGCCGCTGTGAAGAAGGCTTTGATGCAGGGCACAAGTGCCAGTGTGACACCCTCTGTGTGTACtaccagagctgctgcagcgACTACTCCACCGTCTGCAAAGCCAAAG tGACCCGGGGAGATGTCTTTGCCTTGCCGGAGGACGATTACCTGGACTACAACCTCACTGTTGACTTTCCCACGGACGAGGTGCCCGTGGCAGACCCCACAGGGCTGCCCACATCCCCAGTGCTGGTGGAAACCACACCAACCCCTGGGGGGACACTGCCAGAGCAGCCTGACCCCACCACAGATGGGTCTGGGgagcctgaggagctgtgcagtGGGAAACCTTTCGATGCCTTCACTGACCTGAAGAACGGCTCCCTTTACGCTTTCCGAG GGAAGTACTTCTATGAGCTGGACAAGACCAGTGTGAGGCCTGGCTACCCCAAGCTCATCAGTGATGTCTGGGGCATCGAGGGCCCCATCGATGCAGCCTTCACACGCATCAACTGCCAGGGCAAGACTTACCTCTTCAAG GGCACCCAGTACTGGCGTTTTGATGACGGAGCTCTGGACCCTGGGTACCCACGGGACATCTCCGAGGGCTTTGAGGGCATCCCCAACAACGTGGACGCAGCGTTcgccctccctgcccacagctaCCACGGCAATGAGAGAGTCTACTTCTTCAAGG ACAAGTACTACTGGTCCTACGACTTCGCCCAGCAGCCCACGCAGGCCGACTGCGAGAAGTCCTCCCCCTCCACGGTGTTCAAGCACTACGCCTTCATGAACCGGGACAGCTGGGAGGatgttttccagctcctctttgGCAGCAGGATGC CCGGGGCGAGCAGGCCGAGGTACATCAGCCGGGACTGGCGGGGGCTGCCCAGCCGGCTGGACGCTGCCATGGCCGGCCGCATTTACGTGGCCTCCAGCCAGCCCCGGAGGAGGAAGTCTCGCCGCCAGCGCAAGAGGTACAACCACCACCAGTCACTGAATTTGGGATTCTGGAGCTGGCTGCAAAACGACCCCGACTCAGCAGGTGTTGAAAGTGATGGGCTGTCGGGCTCCACGTGTGAGATGCTCCAGAGTGTCTACTTCTTTGTAGGAG ACAAGTACTACCGTGTGAACCTGCGCACCAAGCGTGTGGACCTGGTGCGGCCACGCTACCCCCGCTCCATCGCCCAGTACTGGCTGGACTGCCCCCAGCCTACGGAGGAGAGCGCCTGA